One genomic segment of Sphingorhabdus sp. M41 includes these proteins:
- the thrS gene encoding threonine--tRNA ligase yields MTEMIKITLPDGSTREVAMGTTPAQIAADIGPGLAKAALAAKIDGELRDIMRPLEEDTELALVTSRDEEDALELARHDYAHILAEAVQNIFPGTQITFGPSTDDGFYYDFAPAGDPFTDEDLPKIEEEMRRIIAADKPLRREVWERDDLIARWQKDGETFKAEWAAELPEGDEITVYWSGDDWMDMCRGPHLASTGKLDPKAFKLMRVSGAYWRGDQRNPQLSRIYGTGWLNKKQLGAHLLRLEEAAKRDHRKLGQEMDLYHIQSEAQGSIFWHPKGYVIWQALEQYMRRRQIEAGYEEVKTPQLMDVRQWEQSGHWGKYSENMFAVPDEVPDAESEGPVVTGTADMMAIKPMNCPAHVLVFRQGIKSYRDLPIRMAEFGCCHRNEPHGALHGLMRVRQFTQDDAHIFCTREQLIEEVGLFCDMLDRCYRDLGFENYAIKLALRPEKRIGSDEMWDWSEQSLRDAVIATGRDTEEYGWEELPGEGAFYAPKLEFHLTDAIGRTWQVGTIQTDTVLPERLDATYVGEDGERHQPIMLHRAILGSFERFIGILIEHYAGKLPLWLAPTQAVVATIVTDANPYAEQVVAKLKAAGIRVEADLRNEKINYKVREHSVGKVPNILVVGMREAEEGKVALRRLGQKEQEFLTLDEVVMMLKEEALAPDLKSAAK; encoded by the coding sequence ATGACCGAGATGATCAAGATCACCCTTCCCGACGGTAGCACGCGTGAAGTGGCCATGGGCACTACCCCCGCACAGATTGCCGCCGACATCGGGCCCGGCCTTGCCAAGGCTGCACTGGCCGCAAAGATCGACGGCGAGCTGCGCGATATCATGCGCCCGCTGGAAGAAGATACCGAGCTGGCCCTGGTCACCTCCCGCGACGAGGAAGACGCGCTGGAACTGGCGCGGCACGACTATGCCCATATATTGGCAGAGGCAGTGCAGAATATTTTCCCCGGCACGCAAATCACCTTTGGCCCGTCGACCGACGACGGCTTCTATTATGACTTCGCCCCCGCCGGTGATCCGTTCACCGACGAGGATCTGCCGAAAATCGAAGAGGAAATGCGCCGCATCATCGCCGCCGACAAGCCGCTGCGCCGGGAAGTCTGGGAACGCGACGACCTGATCGCCCGCTGGCAGAAAGACGGCGAGACGTTCAAGGCCGAATGGGCTGCCGAACTGCCCGAGGGCGACGAGATCACCGTCTACTGGTCCGGCGACGACTGGATGGACATGTGCCGCGGACCGCATCTCGCCTCGACCGGCAAGCTCGATCCGAAAGCGTTCAAGCTGATGCGCGTGTCCGGCGCCTATTGGCGCGGCGACCAGCGCAATCCGCAGCTGTCGCGCATCTACGGCACCGGCTGGCTCAACAAGAAACAGCTGGGCGCCCATCTGCTGAGACTCGAAGAAGCGGCCAAGCGCGACCACCGCAAGCTCGGCCAGGAAATGGATCTCTATCACATCCAGTCCGAAGCGCAGGGCAGTATCTTCTGGCATCCCAAGGGCTATGTGATCTGGCAGGCGCTGGAGCAATATATGCGCCGCCGCCAGATCGAGGCCGGTTATGAAGAAGTGAAGACGCCACAGCTGATGGACGTGCGGCAATGGGAGCAGTCCGGCCACTGGGGCAAATATAGCGAAAATATGTTCGCTGTCCCCGACGAGGTTCCCGATGCCGAAAGCGAAGGACCGGTGGTCACCGGCACCGCCGACATGATGGCGATCAAGCCGATGAACTGCCCGGCCCATGTTCTGGTCTTTCGTCAGGGGATCAAGAGCTACCGCGACCTGCCGATCCGCATGGCCGAATTCGGCTGCTGCCACCGCAACGAGCCGCATGGCGCGCTGCACGGGCTGATGCGCGTTCGCCAATTCACGCAGGACGACGCGCATATCTTCTGCACCAGGGAGCAGCTGATCGAGGAAGTCGGCCTGTTCTGCGACATGCTCGACCGCTGCTACCGCGATCTCGGCTTCGAAAATTACGCGATCAAGCTGGCGCTGCGGCCCGAAAAACGCATTGGCAGCGACGAAATGTGGGACTGGTCCGAACAGTCGCTACGCGACGCAGTCATTGCGACCGGACGCGATACCGAAGAATATGGCTGGGAAGAATTGCCCGGCGAAGGTGCTTTTTACGCGCCCAAGCTCGAATTCCACCTGACCGACGCGATTGGCCGGACCTGGCAGGTCGGCACGATTCAGACCGACACCGTGCTGCCAGAGCGGCTCGACGCGACCTATGTCGGCGAGGATGGCGAACGGCATCAGCCAATCATGCTCCACCGCGCGATTCTCGGATCATTCGAACGGTTTATCGGCATATTGATCGAACATTATGCCGGCAAGCTGCCGCTCTGGCTGGCGCCGACCCAGGCCGTCGTCGCCACCATCGTGACCGACGCCAATCCCTATGCGGAGCAGGTTGTTGCAAAACTGAAAGCCGCCGGCATCCGCGTCGAAGCCGATCTGCGCAACGAGAAGATCAACTATAAGGTGCGCGAACATTCAGTTGGAAAAGTGCCCAATATTCTGGTGGTTGGCATGCGCGAAGCCGAAGAAGGCAAGGTTGCGCTGCGCCGTCTTGGCCAGAAGGAGCAGGAGTTTCTGACCCTCGACGAGGTTGTTATGATGCTGAAGGAAGAGGCGCTGGCGCCGGACTTGAAATCGGCTGCAAAATGA
- the infC gene encoding translation initiation factor IF-3 yields the protein MAAPPRRPTPPVKGGPRFNDLINSDTVRVIDDKGENLGVMNTREAIERAAEVGLDLVEVSPNAQPPVAKYLDVGKFKYEAQKKANAARKTQKVQDVKEIKMRPNIDDHDYDVKMRNVNKFIDNGDKVKVTLRFRGREMSHQQLGMALLVRVQNDMKETAKVEAYPKLEGRQMLMVLSPK from the coding sequence ATAGCTGCACCACCTCGTCGCCCCACGCCGCCTGTAAAAGGCGGCCCGCGCTTCAATGATCTGATCAATTCCGACACCGTAAGGGTTATCGACGACAAGGGCGAAAACCTTGGCGTGATGAACACGAGGGAAGCGATCGAACGAGCAGCAGAAGTTGGCCTTGACCTGGTCGAGGTTTCTCCGAACGCGCAGCCTCCGGTTGCGAAATATCTCGATGTCGGCAAATTCAAATATGAGGCCCAGAAAAAGGCCAATGCCGCACGCAAGACGCAGAAGGTTCAGGACGTCAAGGAAATCAAGATGCGTCCGAATATCGACGATCATGATTATGACGTCAAAATGCGCAATGTGAACAAGTTCATCGACAATGGCGACAAGGTGAAGGTCACCCTTCGCTTCCGCGGTCGTGAAATGTCGCACCAGCAACTCGGCATGGCATTGCTCGTCCGGGTGCAAAACGACATGAAAGAGACTGCCAAGGTCGAGGCCTATCCGAAACTGGAAGGCCGACAGATGCTGATGGTGCTCAGCCCCAAATAA
- the msrA gene encoding peptide-methionine (S)-S-oxide reductase MsrA, protein MGPILSRTIAFGVSLACVAVVWAGVQSALPDDLDNPPAFVAEAHAAEKATIIPMPRVRAGETGKRAVAIFAGGCFWGVEAVFEHTKGVISASSGYHGGSKRSASYKLVSAGLTDHAEAVRVVYDPSKISYGQLMQIFFSVIADPTMLNAQGPDRGKQYRSALVPMNAGQAKAARAYIAQLEKGGYWKRPIVTRVEAYKSFYTAEAYHQDFIQNNPNQGYIVRWDKPKIANLKRHFPTHYRASPVS, encoded by the coding sequence GTGGGGCCGATCCTCTCCCGAACAATCGCATTTGGCGTCAGCCTGGCCTGTGTCGCCGTGGTCTGGGCGGGTGTGCAGAGCGCGCTGCCCGATGATCTGGACAATCCGCCGGCATTTGTCGCGGAGGCCCATGCTGCCGAGAAAGCCACGATCATCCCGATGCCGCGTGTCAGGGCAGGGGAGACCGGAAAACGAGCGGTAGCGATTTTCGCCGGTGGTTGTTTCTGGGGCGTGGAAGCTGTGTTCGAACATACCAAGGGCGTTATCAGCGCGTCTTCCGGCTATCATGGTGGCAGCAAGCGCAGTGCTTCGTACAAGCTAGTCAGTGCTGGCCTGACCGATCACGCCGAGGCTGTGCGGGTGGTCTATGACCCCAGCAAGATCAGCTATGGCCAGTTGATGCAGATTTTCTTCTCGGTCATAGCCGACCCGACGATGCTCAACGCGCAGGGTCCGGATCGTGGCAAACAATATCGCAGCGCGCTGGTGCCGATGAACGCCGGGCAAGCCAAAGCGGCTCGCGCTTATATCGCGCAGCTTGAAAAGGGCGGCTACTGGAAACGGCCGATCGTGACCCGGGTCGAAGCCTATAAAAGCTTCTACACTGCCGAGGCTTATCATCAGGATTTCATCCAGAATAATCCGAACCAGGGTTATATTGTCCGTTGGGACAAGCCGAAGATTGCCAATCTGAAGCGGCATTTTCCGACTCACTATCGGGCCAGTCCCGTATCCTGA
- a CDS encoding pyridoxal phosphate-dependent aminotransferase produces MTMISKALGRIQPSATMAMTGRVSELKAQGIDIIGLSAGEPDFDTPDFIKEAAIKAIREGETKYTVVDGTMELKEAIAGKFLRDNHLTYATNQITVNSGGKHTLFNALVATLDEGDEVIIPAPYWVSYPDIVNFTGGTPVIVEAGADQGYKITPEQLEAAITPKTKWLILNSPSNPTGAAYSAEELKALGEVILPHENVMVMTDDMYEHIWYADFPFSTIAEVCPDLYDRTLTVNGCSKAFSMTGWRIGFAGGPVWLINAMRKLQSQSTTNACSISQAAAVAALNGPQDFLVERNAAFERRRDLVVSMLNDTPGLECPTPDGAFYVYPDASGLIGKTTPKGAVIKTDEDLITYFLDEAQVAAVHGAAFGLSPAFRISYATSEEILTEACTRIQRACVALT; encoded by the coding sequence ATGACCATGATATCCAAAGCTCTCGGACGTATCCAACCCTCTGCCACCATGGCCATGACCGGCCGTGTATCCGAATTGAAAGCGCAGGGTATTGATATTATCGGCCTGTCCGCTGGCGAGCCGGATTTCGACACGCCCGATTTCATCAAGGAAGCGGCGATCAAGGCAATCCGCGAAGGCGAAACCAAATATACCGTCGTCGATGGCACGATGGAGCTGAAAGAGGCGATCGCCGGCAAATTCCTGCGCGACAATCACCTGACCTATGCGACCAACCAGATCACCGTGAACAGCGGTGGCAAGCACACCCTGTTCAACGCGCTGGTGGCGACTCTGGACGAAGGCGACGAAGTGATCATCCCGGCGCCTTATTGGGTCAGCTATCCCGATATCGTCAATTTTACCGGTGGCACGCCGGTGATCGTAGAGGCCGGCGCGGATCAGGGATACAAGATCACCCCGGAGCAACTGGAAGCGGCGATCACGCCGAAGACCAAATGGCTGATCCTGAACTCGCCGTCCAATCCGACCGGCGCCGCCTATAGCGCCGAGGAACTGAAGGCACTGGGCGAAGTGATCCTGCCGCACGAGAATGTGATGGTGATGACTGACGATATGTACGAACATATCTGGTATGCCGATTTTCCCTTTTCGACCATCGCCGAAGTCTGCCCCGATCTTTATGATCGCACGCTGACGGTCAACGGCTGTTCCAAGGCTTTCTCGATGACCGGCTGGCGCATCGGTTTTGCCGGTGGTCCGGTCTGGCTGATCAACGCGATGCGCAAGCTGCAATCGCAATCGACCACCAACGCCTGTTCGATTTCGCAGGCCGCCGCAGTGGCCGCGCTCAACGGCCCGCAGGATTTTCTGGTCGAGCGCAACGCCGCCTTCGAACGCCGCCGTGATCTGGTGGTGTCGATGCTGAATGATACGCCGGGCCTCGAATGCCCGACGCCGGACGGGGCCTTCTACGTCTATCCTGATGCCAGCGGCCTGATCGGCAAGACCACGCCAAAGGGCGCGGTTATCAAGACCGACGAGGATCTGATCACCTATTTCCTCGACGAGGCACAGGTCGCAGCGGTGCATGGCGCGGCTTTCGGTCTCTCGCCGGCCTTCCGCATCAGCTATGCGACATCGGAAGAGATTTTGACCGAGGCCTGCACGCGGATTCAGCGCGCCTGCGTTGCGTTAACTTAG
- a CDS encoding alkylphosphonate utilization protein encodes MSDAAGDYVYDEETGEWLSPEDAAVQSAGPEVVDAVGNVLADGDAVTLIKDLKVKGAGQTLKRGTLIKSIRLTGDAQEIDCRHDGIKGLVLRAEFVKKRA; translated from the coding sequence ATGAGCGATGCGGCTGGCGATTATGTTTATGATGAAGAGACTGGCGAGTGGCTGAGTCCCGAAGATGCTGCTGTCCAGTCGGCGGGTCCGGAAGTTGTCGATGCGGTTGGCAATGTGCTGGCGGACGGCGATGCTGTCACATTGATCAAGGACCTCAAGGTCAAGGGCGCTGGACAGACGCTGAAGCGCGGGACGCTGATCAAGTCTATCCGCCTGACGGGCGATGCGCAGGAGATCGATTGCAGGCACGACGGGATCAAGGGTCTCGTGCTGCGAGCCGAATTTGTTAAAAAGCGGGCCTGA
- a CDS encoding O-acetylhomoserine aminocarboxypropyltransferase, with protein MTHNLETMAVHAGTEPDPTTNARITPIYQTASYVFDDVDHAADLFNLDAFGNIYTRIMNPTNGALEGKIAAMEGGVGALAVASGHAAQLIVFHVLMDPGAHIVAAKKLYGGSLNQLAHSVKKFGWNVTFVDADNMDEVKGAITDDTRCVFIESLANPGGVVQDIAAIADIAHAAGIPLVVDNTMASPMLCRPIKHGADIVVESGTKFLGGHGNSLAGLIIDSGKFDWTRSPKYAFLNQPNPSYHGKVFTDAFGEMAFILAARALSLRDLGPALAPQNAFYILTGMETLALRMDRHCENALTLAQWLTTRDEVSWVSYAGLPDSEYHALAKKYLDGRGGAVFTFGLKDGYEAGTKLVSAVKLFSHLANIGDTRSLIIHPASTTHSQLSGDELVAAGAGPDVVRVSVGIEHIDDIIADMAQALESL; from the coding sequence ATGACCCACAACCTCGAAACCATGGCCGTCCACGCCGGCACCGAGCCGGATCCGACGACCAATGCCAGGATCACGCCGATCTACCAGACGGCCTCCTATGTTTTCGATGATGTCGATCATGCCGCCGATCTGTTCAATCTCGATGCGTTCGGCAATATCTATACCCGCATCATGAACCCGACCAACGGCGCGCTGGAAGGCAAGATCGCGGCTATGGAGGGCGGGGTTGGCGCGCTGGCAGTGGCTTCGGGCCATGCGGCGCAGTTGATCGTCTTTCATGTGCTGATGGACCCGGGCGCGCATATTGTTGCCGCCAAGAAACTCTACGGCGGCTCGCTCAACCAGCTGGCCCATTCGGTGAAGAAATTCGGCTGGAATGTCACCTTTGTTGACGCCGACAATATGGACGAGGTCAAAGGCGCGATCACCGATGACACGCGCTGCGTGTTTATCGAGAGCCTCGCCAATCCCGGCGGCGTGGTGCAGGATATCGCGGCGATTGCCGATATCGCCCATGCAGCCGGTATTCCGCTGGTGGTCGACAATACGATGGCCTCGCCGATGCTTTGCCGCCCGATCAAACATGGCGCGGATATTGTTGTCGAGAGCGGCACCAAATTTCTCGGTGGTCATGGCAACAGCCTTGCGGGCCTGATCATCGACAGCGGCAAGTTCGACTGGACCAGGAGCCCGAAATACGCCTTCCTGAACCAGCCGAATCCATCTTATCACGGCAAGGTCTTTACCGATGCCTTTGGCGAGATGGCCTTCATTCTGGCGGCGCGCGCATTGTCATTGCGCGATCTCGGACCGGCGCTGGCACCGCAGAACGCCTTTTACATATTGACCGGCATGGAAACGCTGGCGCTGCGCATGGATCGCCATTGCGAAAATGCCCTGACCCTGGCGCAGTGGCTGACAACGCGCGATGAGGTCAGCTGGGTTTCCTATGCCGGGCTGCCCGACAGCGAATATCATGCGCTGGCGAAGAAATATCTCGATGGCCGTGGCGGCGCGGTGTTTACATTCGGCCTGAAGGATGGATATGAAGCGGGCACCAAGCTGGTCTCGGCGGTCAAGCTGTTCAGCCATCTCGCCAATATCGGCGACACGCGCTCGCTGATCATCCATCCCGCCTCGACCACGCACAGCCAGTTGTCCGGAGACGAACTGGTCGCCGCGGGTGCCGGTCCGGACGTAGTGCGGGTGTCGGTCGGGATCGAGCATATCGACGATATCATCGCCGATATGGCCCAAGCGCTGGAATCCTTGTGA
- a CDS encoding pyridoxamine 5'-phosphate oxidase family protein, protein MSNKDMNQTSDHDDIREEFWESVADSPFVMIGLDGDRQHSIPMRAQLDKDANSAIWFYTSRDNRLAKGGPAMMQFVSKGHDLFACVSGNLTEETDPAIIDKHWSKPVEAWYEQGRQDPSLLMLRLDLADAEIWEADPGVVGMFKMMTGMTMNGDEMGDHAKVPL, encoded by the coding sequence ATGAGCAACAAAGATATGAACCAGACAAGCGACCACGACGATATCCGCGAAGAATTTTGGGAATCCGTCGCCGACAGCCCTTTCGTGATGATCGGCCTCGACGGCGATCGTCAGCATAGCATCCCGATGCGCGCACAGCTCGACAAGGATGCCAACAGCGCGATCTGGTTCTACACCTCGCGCGACAACCGGCTGGCCAAAGGCGGCCCGGCGATGATGCAATTTGTCTCCAAGGGCCATGATCTCTTCGCCTGCGTCTCGGGCAATCTGACCGAGGAAACCGACCCGGCGATCATCGACAAGCACTGGAGCAAGCCGGTCGAAGCCTGGTATGAACAGGGCCGGCAGGACCCGAGCCTGCTGATGCTGCGCCTCGACCTCGCCGACGCGGAAATCTGGGAAGCCGATCCCGGCGTCGTCGGCATGTTCAAGATGATGACCGGCATGACGATGAACGGCGATGAAATGGGCGACCATGCGAAGGTCCCGCTGTAA
- a CDS encoding DUF3008 family protein: protein MPAQSKAQQRAAGAALSARRGETKVGDLKGASKDMYDSMSEKELEDYAGTDHDGLPEKVDGDD from the coding sequence ATGCCCGCACAATCCAAAGCCCAGCAACGCGCCGCCGGCGCGGCGCTGTCCGCCAGGCGCGGCGAGACCAAGGTCGGCGACCTCAAGGGCGCGTCGAAGGACATGTATGACAGCATGAGCGAAAAGGAGCTGGAAGATTATGCCGGCACCGATCACGACGGCCTGCCCGAGAAGGTTGACGGCGACGACTAG
- a CDS encoding PRC-barrel domain-containing protein — protein sequence MMLQDEKNHSVIGSDRVDGTAVYGADKEKIGKVDKLLIDKRGGNVTDVIISAGGFLGIGDEKHSIPWSKLDYDTDLGGYCIDVTKEQLMDAPRFGGSEPDRPYDRDYQASVYEYWTVTPYW from the coding sequence ATGATGTTACAGGACGAGAAAAACCACAGCGTGATCGGCAGCGACCGCGTCGACGGCACCGCTGTCTATGGCGCGGACAAGGAGAAGATCGGCAAGGTCGACAAGCTGCTGATCGACAAGCGCGGCGGGAATGTCACCGACGTGATTATTTCTGCGGGCGGCTTCCTTGGCATTGGCGACGAGAAGCACAGCATCCCGTGGTCGAAACTCGATTATGACACCGACCTCGGCGGCTATTGCATTGACGTGACTAAGGAGCAGCTGATGGACGCGCCGCGCTTTGGCGGCAGCGAGCCGGATCGCCCCTATGACCGCGACTATCAGGCCAGCGTCTATGAATATTGGACGGTGACGCCTTACTGGTAA
- a CDS encoding DNA topoisomerase IB, with protein MIHDSSLRIPSLVYTSDDEPGISRVRRGRGFQYLLPDRSPLKCSVELARIRKLGVPPAYTDVWICVKANGHIQATGFDAATRKQYRYHDQWRVYRDQQKFESLSEFATTLPRIRRKVNELLRPEGAADVLSKDVAIAALVRLIDRTAIRVGGTSKMSKGATTLDNRNVTYGEDLMRLRYRAKGGKKVSCSLRDTRLQKILEQIDDLPGKRLFQYVGSDDAVHPLDSGDVNDWLKEASGMDSLSAKMFRTWHGSVAAMDAIASEENPTIKQACEAAAATLRNTPAICRKSYVHPAVFDLIEMEAGERLAMIEGKSANITGLRVGENRFVGLIGGGR; from the coding sequence ATGATCCATGATTCTTCACTCCGTATCCCCAGCCTGGTCTATACCAGCGACGATGAGCCCGGCATCTCGCGGGTGCGGCGGGGGCGGGGGTTTCAATATCTGCTGCCCGACAGGAGCCCGCTGAAATGCAGCGTCGAACTGGCGCGGATCAGGAAGCTGGGCGTGCCGCCCGCTTATACCGACGTGTGGATTTGCGTGAAGGCCAATGGCCATATTCAGGCGACCGGTTTCGATGCGGCGACGCGCAAGCAATATCGCTATCATGACCAGTGGCGCGTCTATCGCGATCAGCAGAAATTTGAGTCGCTTTCCGAATTTGCGACGACGCTGCCGCGGATCCGGCGCAAGGTGAATGAACTGCTCAGGCCCGAGGGGGCGGCCGATGTGCTGAGCAAGGATGTGGCGATTGCGGCGCTGGTCCGGCTGATTGACCGGACCGCGATCCGGGTTGGCGGGACATCCAAGATGAGTAAGGGGGCGACCACGCTCGACAATCGCAATGTGACCTATGGCGAAGATCTGATGCGCCTGCGCTATCGCGCCAAGGGCGGGAAGAAAGTGAGCTGCAGCCTGCGGGACACGCGGCTGCAGAAGATATTGGAGCAGATCGACGATCTGCCCGGCAAGCGACTGTTCCAATATGTCGGCAGCGACGACGCGGTGCATCCGCTCGACAGCGGCGACGTCAACGACTGGCTGAAGGAAGCGTCGGGCATGGACAGCCTCAGCGCCAAGATGTTCCGCACCTGGCACGGCAGTGTTGCCGCGATGGACGCGATCGCTTCCGAGGAAAACCCGACGATCAAGCAGGCCTGCGAAGCCGCCGCCGCGACCCTGCGCAACACGCCGGCGATTTGCCGCAAGAGCTATGTCCATCCGGCGGTGTTCGACCTGATCGAGATGGAGGCCGGTGAGCGGCTGGCTATGATTGAAGGCAAGAGCGCGAATATTACCGGCTTGCGGGTGGGAGAGAACCGGTTTGTCGGGTTGATCGGTGGGGGACGTTGA
- a CDS encoding sulfite exporter TauE/SafE family protein yields the protein MTNPPRRFTAPAQGRLVIWGAAVLLALYAGILLFASYDPALLGQLWFLPGIGALAAVIANTSGTGGGVVFVPVFNGLREHGVMALDPLRVTAASMAIQCFGMTMGGLRWTDRLLHQPVAAVAGAAGAGYVRVRPRDFAMVIGAVLAVSLPAMLAMQRLTMVDGHLVLLGYKIFSIFLGLALIITTWTINHNRPERARLEKVDIVVLLLIAIPGGALTALFSVGIGELVALYLFIRHYPVLLCTGTACVISSVSVLVGSIWHIQIGTISWEIVLLAGPGAVLGGFLARPIALWLGARKLKTLDGTWIVLSAVYLIVLNWVY from the coding sequence ATGACCAATCCCCCCCGTCGATTCACAGCACCGGCGCAAGGCCGTCTCGTAATCTGGGGCGCTGCCGTCCTGCTCGCGCTTTATGCCGGCATCTTGCTGTTTGCCTCTTATGATCCCGCTCTGCTGGGTCAGCTCTGGTTTCTGCCCGGCATCGGGGCGCTGGCGGCGGTGATTGCCAATACGTCGGGGACCGGGGGCGGGGTGGTGTTTGTGCCGGTGTTCAACGGGCTGCGCGAGCACGGGGTCATGGCGCTCGATCCGCTGCGGGTTACCGCCGCGTCGATGGCCATTCAATGTTTCGGCATGACCATGGGCGGGCTGCGCTGGACCGATCGCCTGCTGCACCAGCCGGTTGCGGCGGTCGCTGGCGCGGCTGGCGCGGGCTATGTCCGGGTCCGGCCGCGCGATTTTGCCATGGTCATCGGGGCCGTGCTCGCTGTGTCACTGCCGGCGATGCTGGCGATGCAGCGGCTGACCATGGTCGACGGGCATCTTGTCCTGCTTGGCTACAAGATTTTTTCCATTTTTCTCGGCCTCGCGCTGATCATCACCACCTGGACGATCAATCACAACCGGCCGGAACGCGCGCGGCTGGAGAAGGTCGACATAGTGGTCCTGCTGCTCATCGCGATCCCCGGCGGCGCGCTCACCGCGCTCTTCTCGGTCGGCATCGGCGAGCTGGTCGCGCTCTATTTGTTCATCCGCCACTATCCGGTGCTGCTGTGCACCGGCACCGCCTGCGTCATTTCATCGGTTAGCGTGCTGGTGGGCAGCATCTGGCATATTCAGATCGGGACAATATCGTGGGAGATCGTGCTGCTGGCAGGGCCGGGTGCGGTGCTGGGCGGCTTTCTGGCCCGTCCGATCGCGCTGTGGCTGGGCGCGAGAAAGCTCAAGACGCTGGACGGGACCTGGATTGTGCTGTCGGCGGTTTATCTGATTGTGCTGAACTGGGTTTATTGA
- a CDS encoding HamA C-terminal domain-containing protein: MSLYINGDRSLPEFTSDDLEGVLSGDPDELDVHLVAIDQDIEIDGLAIKIHCHCLTVDGNSRIRVERLIEFMRHAIVDYAIPKSKLKEAQERDAKYNSGSAVAALHHQAMGTFTDLNNTGEGGEMLLFLLAERFLKLPQVLSKMDLKTDSRVHYHGADGVYAGVDDDGLLKLYWGESKVYGGASDAIRDCLASLALFLTETDHEGSSRERDLVLLSDKADLNDPALTAAFKKYFDKTTALSNRVQYCGVALVGFDAGFYPANDTKAVAEEISNAAKAEIENWVKQIRNRISVEKLERFHIEFFCVPIPSADGFRSALLKALGHR, encoded by the coding sequence ATGTCCCTATACATCAATGGAGATCGTTCCCTGCCTGAATTTACGTCAGATGATTTAGAGGGCGTCCTGTCGGGCGATCCAGATGAGCTTGACGTTCATTTGGTTGCAATTGACCAAGATATTGAAATCGACGGGTTGGCAATCAAAATTCACTGCCATTGCTTAACGGTGGACGGGAATAGCCGCATCCGCGTCGAACGTTTGATAGAATTCATGCGCCACGCAATTGTCGACTATGCGATTCCAAAAAGTAAACTCAAAGAAGCGCAAGAGAGGGACGCAAAGTACAATTCTGGAAGCGCGGTAGCTGCGCTTCATCATCAAGCAATGGGCACATTTACAGACTTGAATAATACCGGAGAAGGTGGAGAAATGCTTCTTTTCCTCCTTGCAGAACGGTTTCTAAAACTACCGCAAGTGCTCTCCAAAATGGATTTAAAGACGGATTCTCGCGTTCATTATCACGGCGCAGATGGTGTCTATGCAGGTGTTGATGACGATGGTCTTTTGAAACTGTATTGGGGTGAATCCAAAGTTTATGGTGGGGCCTCAGACGCTATCCGCGATTGCCTTGCATCTTTGGCCCTTTTCTTGACAGAAACTGATCATGAAGGTTCCTCCAGAGAGCGTGATTTGGTGCTGTTAAGTGACAAAGCTGATCTGAATGACCCAGCACTGACTGCTGCATTTAAAAAGTATTTTGATAAAACGACCGCGCTTTCAAATCGGGTTCAATATTGTGGGGTTGCACTTGTCGGATTTGACGCAGGCTTTTATCCTGCAAACGACACAAAAGCTGTTGCTGAGGAAATTTCTAACGCTGCCAAGGCGGAAATAGAAAACTGGGTCAAACAAATCAGAAATCGAATATCGGTCGAGAAATTAGAAAGATTTCATATTGAATTTTTCTGTGTGCCCATCCCATCGGCAGATGGTTTCCGATCTGCACTATTAAAAGCATTGGGACACCGCTGA